Sequence from the Lolium rigidum isolate FL_2022 unplaced genomic scaffold, APGP_CSIRO_Lrig_0.1 contig_71535_1, whole genome shotgun sequence genome:
CCAAGCATGTCTGAAGCCAGTCCAGTGCAAACTCCGTTGAAATTTACATGTACACATGTGCAAAAGTCTGCCTAGATATATGTATGGAGTGGCATATCGTGCAATGCACTCTGTTTCACCGTGTAAAATGACAAGTTGTCTTCTATATGAATAAATTAAAGTATGTTCGGTGGCTAGCTTCTCTTGTCTTTTTCTGTAGCTTCTGGTTTATGGATTCCAATTTCCTGCATCTGTTGTTCAATTGGGACAAAACCAGTCTCTGCAAGAAACCTGCAATGTAGAAATTGTGGTTCACTAATTATTCATCACAACATAAGTGTAGATCACATGCGGGAACAGAAGGGAGGATACCTGTTAAGAAGCACAAACAGAACCACGCCAATGGTTATGAGCAAAAAAACATGCCCAACGATCACAAAGTCACTTGAGAAGAAGGCCAGATATAGCATTGCACTAAAACAGCACGCTAGTAGCAAAAATGTCATCTGGAGCACAATCCATGTTGGGGCCTATTCCAAAAGCACAAAGGGACATGATTATGATTAAAACTGGGACTGAATATAATGAAGATTCCATGATCCAAAAAAGAACATAAGATTGAATATAATGCACATCGCATTATTTCTTAGGATGAGATAAAATCAAATTTAAGACTGAACATAACGCACAACGCAACATTTCTTACATTCACACCAGAAGACAAGGCTCCCACCAAGATAGCTTCAGCTGATGATATTTTATTTGGGGAGTGACCTTCCATTCTCACCTGCCCAGAAAAAAATAAGAATACATGAAAGAGTGGGTACATGAGACGACCATAAAACCATAGGACACAATATACTCTGAGTTATAAAATAAAGATCACGCCAATAACTTTTTTGGGTAAACGTATACTTTGAAGAGATACgaaattgcttcacacacgacAAATCCTATCCGATCTCTGTACGACAACTCCTCCACAGCGAAAGCAGAACCCAAATTAATTCATGTGCCCCTTGCCCAAAGTCCCAGCCCCACCCGAGCCCAAACCCAAACCCAGACTCCACATCTTCTCTCCATAATCTTTcacccctcctcatcctcctccaaaGCACGAAGGAGCCACATCTTGTTCCCCAATCCCTTCCTTGTCGATCTCCAAATCTGTCACAGTAACTCCAAATCTGTCATAGTAAATTTCTTGCAAGGAGCTTCCAATCAATTTGTGATTTTCTTTGAAGTACTCCACAACGGTTGATGTATTTTTAGTAGTAAGAAAATTTCTATGCTACAAGGGAGAGCTAGTACGGAAAGCCCGATAACGTTTTGGAGGCCGGCAGCGAAAATAGGCTCACACCGGTGCACCCCAATAGGCACCGgcgctttttcgagcccaataaaaGCGCGGGCAACCCGTGTCGGTCCCTTGGCGAATGGCGTGAATCGGGCACACCGCCGCCTCGCGGGCGACGGTTTTCGCAGGTGGGGGCCTTGTCGGCGAGAGGACGCGGCGGTTCACATCGGAAACGACGCGGGAGGTTGGTCGTCGGCATTAATagcctcccgcgcggaaacccgGAGAGAAGCTTGCCGGACAACGCGGTCGACATCCCGGCCTGGGCACGGCGTTTCGAAGACGAGCGCGCTGTCTAGCTCGCGCGAGCGACCGACCGCTCACGCGGCTACTTCAACACCGTcggccgccgtgcctggtggtacggccgcgaTGACGACACAACCCTTCGCCGGCACGGCTTCCGCCGGCGTGTTCGCGGCGACGAGCAACGGAACCTCGTTGTACTTCCCACGGGCGGCGTgcatggcgcggcggcgccgaCTCTGCGAGAGGCGCCGGAGAGGACCGCGACGTCCGGAAGCTCGCGCACCGGATCGTCGTCTTCCGTCGCtcgcacgcgctcggccgcgcccgcggCTTCTTTCGaaggcgtcgtcatccgcgacgcGAGGCGCGCGTCCTGCGCTCCGTCCTAccggacgacggggtcgggccgccgcccccgcatcaggaggaggactccgcggcctcgccaccacttccgtcggcgaagaagaaatggtgggagaaaGAGGCGGAGGCGCGAGCGGCCCTCCATGGTGACAACAAGGAGGAGGAATTCCCCGGCCTAAAGTTCATGGTCGGCCGCTCCGTCAACGAGGACTACCGGCATATCACGCCGGACCCGCGGCGGGCAGCGGTGTGGTCCGCCGGGGACCACGGCTCtaacttcgtcgacctcgccgaaCCATCGGAGgctgccggcgccaaaggaggagaaggccgacgaggacgatAGCTGGTCCTTCGGGGCATCCGAGCGACGACGGTGATGACCTGGACTTCGGCGCCTTCGACTCCCGAGCGTCGCTagatatttttttagttttttatttaAATTCGCGTTAAATTTGTGTAAATTTCATTCAAACTTGAATATCGTTTTCAAAATTTGATTTTAATTTTCTAAATCTATCGGGGCCACCGGTTTGGAGGCTTCGGTGcgggagcagcatccccaaatagaggatgctttGCCGACGCCCTCCATTCCATAGTGCCGACCTCGCTCTG
This genomic interval carries:
- the LOC124682230 gene encoding uncharacterized protein LOC124682230 encodes the protein MEGHSPNKISSAEAILVGALSSGVNAPTWIVLQMTFLLLACCFSAMLYLAFFSSDFVIVGHVFLLITIGVVLFVLLNRFLAETGFVPIEQQMQEIGIHKPEATEKDKRS